One region of Chryseobacterium sp. SORGH_AS_0447 genomic DNA includes:
- a CDS encoding cation:proton antiporter has translation MNLLSIHNLSLPIEDPVLKFLLVLIIILAAPLLLNKIKVPHLLGLIIAGAVIGPNGFNVLARDSSIVVTGTTGLLYIMFLAGLEIDMGDFKKNKWKSLTFGIYTFTVPFVLGYFGAYYILHFSVLTSILFASLFSSHTLIAYPLVSKLGIAKNPAVNITVGGTMITDILALLVLAVIVGMSQGEVGTEFWVKLSVSFVIFGLIVLVVFPIIGRWFFKKVNDKISQYIFVLVMIYLAALLAELAGVEAIIGAFFAGLALNRLIPHTSSLMNRVEFVGNAIFIPFFLISVGMLIDFKVFFKSWETLEVAGIMLVASIGGKYLSAVATQKTFRLSKEEGKLIFGLSSASAAATLASVMVGYNIILSETETGEPIRLLNEHVLNGSILLILISCTISSFVSMASAQKIAEQDNEDTVSGNSHEEENILLALNYETTVERMVNLGILIKAHSNTEHLYALNIINEDKNESSVKNAEKLLHTATDTAAAADVKIQSLKRYDNDVINGVSNVIKEQKITDLIIAVNDDKGFSPSFVYNLYNGYLQNEDVNVLVYHAAQPLSTVKKYAVMIPENAHLEAGFFHALLRVWNIARNSGATLVFYASEKILDILQRIIKKANIEAEFIIMNSWKDGEKTAAQLKEDEALIIFMAKRGMSSYIPQMRLIPELLNRNLGNNNYLLIFPFSELDENNPEKRSVGNHGDFMEIGNVIKKIFK, from the coding sequence ATGAACTTACTGAGCATACACAACCTGAGTCTTCCGATTGAAGACCCGGTGTTGAAATTCCTATTGGTTTTAATCATCATCCTTGCCGCACCGCTGCTTTTAAACAAGATAAAGGTTCCGCATCTGCTGGGTCTTATCATTGCCGGTGCCGTAATCGGTCCAAACGGCTTTAATGTCTTGGCCCGGGACAGCAGCATCGTGGTTACCGGAACTACCGGGCTGCTTTACATCATGTTCCTGGCAGGGCTGGAGATCGATATGGGCGATTTCAAAAAAAATAAGTGGAAGAGCCTGACTTTCGGAATCTATACGTTTACGGTTCCTTTTGTCTTAGGTTATTTCGGAGCGTATTATATTCTACATTTCTCCGTCCTTACTTCGATTCTTTTTGCCAGTCTCTTTTCATCGCATACCCTGATTGCCTATCCTTTGGTCAGCAAATTGGGAATCGCTAAAAATCCCGCCGTGAATATTACGGTCGGAGGAACCATGATTACGGATATCCTCGCGCTTTTGGTCCTCGCTGTGATTGTAGGAATGTCGCAGGGAGAGGTGGGTACCGAATTCTGGGTAAAACTTTCGGTTTCATTCGTCATATTTGGGCTTATCGTCTTGGTGGTATTCCCGATTATCGGCCGCTGGTTTTTCAAAAAAGTGAATGATAAAATTTCGCAGTATATTTTCGTACTGGTGATGATCTACCTGGCGGCTTTACTGGCAGAGCTCGCCGGAGTGGAAGCCATCATCGGGGCCTTCTTTGCCGGACTGGCACTGAACAGGCTGATCCCGCATACCTCATCGCTGATGAACCGCGTAGAATTCGTAGGAAATGCCATATTCATCCCTTTTTTCCTGATCAGTGTCGGAATGCTGATTGATTTTAAAGTATTTTTTAAAAGTTGGGAAACGCTGGAAGTAGCAGGCATCATGCTCGTAGCTTCTATCGGTGGGAAATATCTTTCGGCAGTGGCTACACAGAAAACCTTCCGGCTGTCGAAGGAAGAAGGCAAGCTTATTTTCGGATTAAGTTCTGCTTCTGCTGCGGCTACGCTGGCCTCGGTGATGGTCGGCTATAACATTATCCTTTCCGAAACCGAAACCGGAGAACCGATCAGGCTCTTAAACGAACACGTTCTGAACGGAAGTATCTTGCTGATCCTTATTTCGTGTACGATTTCCTCTTTCGTATCAATGGCCAGTGCCCAGAAAATTGCAGAACAGGATAATGAAGATACGGTTTCCGGCAACAGCCATGAGGAAGAGAATATTCTTTTGGCTCTCAACTATGAAACAACCGTAGAACGGATGGTCAATCTGGGGATATTGATCAAAGCCCACTCCAACACGGAACATCTGTATGCCTTAAATATCATTAATGAAGATAAAAACGAATCGTCGGTAAAGAATGCTGAAAAGCTGCTTCACACGGCCACCGATACGGCCGCTGCCGCCGATGTGAAAATCCAGTCGCTGAAAAGGTACGACAATGATGTGATCAACGGAGTAAGCAACGTGATTAAGGAACAGAAAATTACAGACCTGATCATTGCTGTTAATGATGACAAGGGCTTCTCCCCTTCTTTTGTCTACAACCTTTACAACGGATATTTACAGAATGAAGATGTGAATGTACTGGTCTATCATGCCGCCCAGCCTTTATCGACCGTAAAAAAATACGCGGTGATGATTCCGGAAAATGCCCATCTGGAAGCCGGATTTTTCCATGCCCTGCTGAGGGTCTGGAATATTGCAAGGAATTCCGGTGCCACCCTGGTGTTTTATGCTTCGGAAAAGATCCTGGATATCCTTCAGAGAATTATCAAGAAAGCAAATATCGAAGCTGAATTTATTATCATGAATTCCTGGAAAGACGGTGAAAAAACAGCCGCTCAACTGAAAGAGGATGAAGCCCTGATCATTTTTATGGCCAAAAGGGGAATGTCTTCTTATATCCCGCAGATGCGCCTGATCCCCGAACTGCTGAACAGAAACCTGGGCAACAACAACTACCTGTTGATTTTCCCTTTCTCGGAGCTTGACGAAAA